A section of the Triticum dicoccoides isolate Atlit2015 ecotype Zavitan chromosome 7A, WEW_v2.0, whole genome shotgun sequence genome encodes:
- the LOC119330594 gene encoding inactive poly [ADP-ribose] polymerase RCD1-like — protein sequence MASPQESKPLCLKRKLVDNCLSKECKSRRVVVDNGPSDPSAKRCKCCCTRPNLASDCVNYLKSGVPSRIVFYKQDSWHNFPELIMKSLIEGFKGGKSSVVAVMDDEPVLVDFLSMSLVNLQTRKQRSVAWYDDTGKGFFPSLFFDEEGDETANLDSSNVEDGAQGIMLDKAVSSPEEVVKQVVLESGPPGPHKPSTADILRKKITSVERGSEDFLLVQDLFLSGMGPFATPNNILHIHRYSPNDITAQCRLQAFEKQMSCTKEDRGDSNVRYGWLGSTKSDIVRILINGFGNTGKPAEKACLSAGVYLSPEDRAFTSVGLCDVDEKAVQYMLLCRVILGNMEAITPGSQDSFPSSEIYDSGVDDCSNPKCYVMWPSHLNTHIRLEYLVSFRLSPKVRNYLLGLKGLWFHPSPKEVAMDISTLQPIMGETGEAPTSPWISFRVLFAMIQDHISSVAKELLFHHYEELKENEISREEMVKKMIIIVGEKLLLETLKKLHYCPSLWHKSSVEVMSSDPARVAAEDPARTTEEHISLDKTTGHCALTLGNLGDSCGPNTLAESSTALSTKGCDTLAVATVPKSHDSVAPSSVPETSTSSGAICLASPSVKPKSRDSPIRIMSPESSANHGAKNQDPSAARMAPTLHNVLLRTASGKSASHGYASPAPSNASKGRGISAPGLSLKGSECPGPVLALGSTKFRGMKSPSSVPRMTPEGPEFLSLSIAPQSKAIYPTKCHGGDSISSVAAPAHVPGHVNSSALSAEGCDSLALSIAPNCHDPPASSNNEPALHGAPTTHTASEGEHSQAPSAATMGYTAPAPTTWEAVQFGPCNKPSAPVPEPGSNVAQAADILVALSTPREKGK from the exons ATGGCGTCGCCACAAGAATCCAAACCCTTGTGCTTGAAGCGCAAGCTTGTCGACAACTGCCTGTCAAAAGAGTGCAAGTCTCGTCGAGTCGTGGTTGACAATGGACCCTCTGATCCATCTGCTAAACGGTGCAAGTGCTGTTGCACGCGACCTAATCTTGCCAGTGATTGTGTCAATTATCTGAAAAGTGGAGTTCCCAGCCGTATCGTGTTTTACAAACAAGATTCTTGGCACAATTTTCCTGAGCTAATAATGAAGTCCCTGATTGAAGGATTTAAAGGTGGCAAATCTAGTGTTGTGGCTGTGATGGATGATGAGCCTGTTCTTGTTGATTTCTTGTCAATGAGTCTTGTCAACCTACAAACAAGAAAACAGCGATCTGTTGCATGGTATGATGATACTGGAAAGGGCTTTTTTCCTTCTCTGTTCTTTGATGAGGAAGGTGATGAAACGGCCAATTTGGACTCTAGTAATGTTGAGGATGGTGCACAGGGAATAATGCTGGATAAGGCTGTAAGTTCTCCAGAGGAAGTGGTGAAGCAAGTTGTTCTTGAATCTGGCCCTCCGGGGCCACATAAGCCTTCCACTGCAGACATATTACGTAAAAAGATCACATCTGTGGAAAGAGGAAGCGAAGACTTTTTGCTTGTTCAGGACCTTTTTCTCTCTGGTATGGGTCCGTTTGCAACACCGAATAACATACTTCATATCCACCGCTACTCCCCGAATGATATCACTGCTCAGTGTCGACTTCAAGCTTTTGAAAAACAAATGAGCTGCACCAAAGAAGATCGTGGTGATTCAAATGTAAGATATGGATGGCTGGGTTCTACAAAGAGTGACATAGTTAGGATTCTAATTAATGGGTTTGGTAACACCGGAAAACCTGCTGAGAAGGCATGCTTGAGCGCTGGTGTTTATCTTTCACCAGAAGATCGAGCCTTTACCAG TGTCGGTCTTTGTGATGTTGACGAAAAAGCGGTGCAGTATATGTTATTGTGCCGAGTGATATTGGGCAACATGGAAGCTATCACGCCTGGATCACAAGATTCTTTTCCAAGCAGCGAGATATATGATTCTGGAGTTGATGATTGCTCCAACCCAAAGTGTTATGTTATGTGGCCATCCCATCTTAACACTCACATCCGTTTAGAATATCTTGTTAGTTTCAGACTTTCACCAAAAGTTCGAA ATTACTTACTTGGTTTGAAGGGTTTATGGTTTCACCCATCACCAAAGGAAGTTGCTATGGATATTTCTACTCTTCAACCT ATAATGGGTGAAACTGGTGAAGCACCAACATCCCCATGGATATCCTTCAGAGTTCTGTTTGCAATGATCCAAGACCATATATCATCTGTAGCAAAGGAACTGCTCTTCCATCATTATGAAGAGCTGAAG GAAAACGAAATAAGTCGTGAAGAAATGGTGAAGAAGATGATAATAATAGTCGGAGAAAAGTTACTTTTGGAAACTTTAAAGAAACTCCATTACTGT CCATCACTATGGCATAAATCTTCTGTCGAAGTGATGTCCAGTGATCCTGCAAGGGTAGCAGCAGAAGATCCTGCAAGGACAACAGAAGAACACATATCCTTGGATAAAACAACTGGGCATTGTGCACTAACTCTTGGTAACCTTGGCGATTCCTGTGGACCAAATACATTGGCTGAAAGTTCCACAGCTCTTAGCACCAAAGGATGTGATACTCTTGCAGTAGCTACGGTGCCCAAAAGCCATGATTCTGTCGCACCAAGCAGTGTGCCTGAAACATCTACTTCTTCTGGTGCCATATGCCTAGCTTCCCCAAGTGTGAAACCCAAAAGTAGGGATTCTCCTATACGAATAATGTCACCTGAAAGCTCTGCAAATCATGGTGCCAAAAATCAGGATCCTTCTGCAGCTAGAATGGCACCTACACTTCATAACGTCCTTCTGAGGACAGCTTCTGGAAAATCTGCATCTCATGGTTATGCTTCTCCAGCACCAAGTAATGCCTCAAAAGGCCGTGGGATTAGTGCTCCAGGACTCAGTCTGAAGGGCTCTGAATGTCCTGGGCCAGTTTTGGCACTGGGAAGCACCAAATTCAGAGGGATGAAAAGTCCCAGCTCTGTGCCAAGAATGACACCTGAAGGCCCGGAATTTCTTTCACTGAGTATTGCACCACAAAGCAAAGCAATTTATCCAACTAAGTGCCATGGTGGTGATTCGATTTCTTCTGTCGCAGCTCCAGCTCATGTGCCAG GACATGTGAACTCTTCAGCTTTGAGCGCTGAAGGCTGCGATTCTCTAGCACTGAGTATCGCGCCAAACTGCCATGATCCTCCAGCATCAAGCAACAACGAGCCAGCGCTCCATGGGGCTCCAACAACACATACAGCATCTGAAGGCGAGCACTCTCAGGCGCCGAGTGCAGCCACCATGGGTTATACTGCTCCTGCACCGA CAACCTGGGAGGCAGTACAATTTGGACCCTGCAATAAGCCATCAGCGCCCGTCCCTGAGCCCGGCAGCAACGTCGCTCAGGCGGCTGACATCCTCGTCGCCCTGTCAACTCCGCGAGAGAAGGGCAAGTAG